Proteins from one Pseudomonadota bacterium genomic window:
- a CDS encoding glutathione peroxidase — protein sequence MLKPFLALVSAYVLQTPQLAYAEVPTAKSLFELSATDVSGVIRSLSEYRGKVALVVNTASNCGFTSQYRGLEELYNRYRDRGFIVLAFPSNDFGQQEPGSNAEIKTFCELKYKTTFPVFAKGPVKGAQKQPTYHFLTELSAKDFQGDPGWNFVKFLVDKNGTVVDRFSSATTPTDSDITDKIEELLK from the coding sequence ATGTTAAAACCTTTCTTAGCGCTTGTTTCTGCCTATGTACTGCAAACCCCGCAGTTAGCGTATGCCGAGGTGCCTACGGCAAAATCACTGTTTGAGTTGTCTGCCACGGATGTGAGTGGAGTTATACGGTCTCTTAGTGAATATCGCGGCAAGGTTGCTTTGGTAGTTAACACTGCATCTAATTGCGGCTTTACGTCACAGTACAGAGGGCTTGAAGAATTGTACAATCGTTATCGAGATCGTGGGTTTATTGTCCTTGCGTTTCCTAGTAACGACTTTGGGCAACAGGAGCCTGGTTCTAATGCAGAGATAAAAACGTTTTGTGAGTTAAAGTACAAAACTACATTTCCGGTTTTCGCCAAGGGTCCGGTGAAAGGAGCACAGAAGCAGCCAACGTATCACTTTCTCACAGAGCTATCAGCGAAGGATTTTCAGGGTGATCCAGGTTGGAACTTCGTTAAGTTCTTAGTCGATAAAAACGGCACTGTGGTGGACCGATTCTCTTCAGCGACGACACCAACAGATTCTGATATCACTGATAAAATCGAAGAGCTTCTAAAATAA
- a CDS encoding phosphatidylglycerophosphatase A, producing MIHLTSIFSRIFVTPAHWISSGFGSGYANVAPGTFGSAAALIFWWLLWSCGILSGFESGVLLCIITTLVGVLAIRRCLRAEGAGSDPQLSDPQWIVIDEWAGMFLALIGTSPAAPLEVLSLFVAFRLFDALKPGPVGWAEDLPGAFGIMADDIVAGALAWGVVQGGVYLIGLYI from the coding sequence ATGATACATCTCACCTCTATTTTCTCACGCATATTTGTCACACCCGCGCATTGGATCAGTAGTGGGTTCGGGAGCGGGTACGCAAACGTAGCCCCCGGCACCTTCGGAAGTGCGGCGGCGCTTATCTTCTGGTGGCTGCTCTGGTCGTGTGGCATCCTCTCTGGTTTTGAATCTGGGGTGCTGCTCTGTATTATTACGACCCTTGTCGGAGTGCTTGCAATTCGGCGCTGTCTTAGGGCAGAGGGGGCGGGCTCAGACCCACAGCTATCTGACCCGCAGTGGATAGTTATAGACGAATGGGCGGGGATGTTTCTTGCTCTAATCGGTACCTCGCCAGCCGCGCCGCTTGAGGTGCTTAGCCTTTTCGTGGCGTTTCGTCTCTTTGATGCTCTAAAGCCGGGCCCAGTTGGATGGGCAGAGGATCTGCCGGGGGCCTTTGGCATCATGGCGGATGATATCGTGGCCGGGGCGCTCGCCTGGGGGGTTGTTCAGGGGGGCGTGTACCTGATTGGACTATATATATAG
- a CDS encoding fasciclin domain-containing protein — translation MKDIVDTAVAAGSFKTLVAAVTAAGLVETLKGNGPFTVFAPTDEAFAKLPKGTVEALLADIPKLTSILTYHVVSGKVTAGQVVELSEAKTIQGSMVKIDASDGVMINNSTVVTADVMASNGVIHVIDTVLIPA, via the coding sequence ATGAAAGATATAGTTGATACAGCAGTTGCGGCAGGTTCGTTTAAAACATTAGTGGCAGCAGTTACAGCAGCTGGTTTAGTAGAGACCCTGAAAGGAAACGGTCCTTTCACAGTTTTTGCACCTACTGATGAGGCGTTTGCAAAGCTACCTAAGGGAACCGTAGAAGCACTTTTGGCTGATATTCCAAAACTGACCTCTATTTTAACCTACCATGTGGTCTCCGGTAAAGTTACTGCTGGTCAAGTAGTTGAACTTTCTGAGGCAAAGACCATTCAGGGAAGTATGGTAAAAATAGATGCATCAGATGGAGTTATGATAAATAATTCTACAGTAGTTACTGCTGATGTGATGGCTAGCAATGGAGTAATTCACGTAATCGATACGGTATTAATTCCTGCTTAG
- the minE gene encoding cell division topological specificity factor MinE: MFNALRKRIFGDANESKSLAKSRLHFVLVQDRTGLTNEEMSGFREEMVKVIEKYFVIDKEGFDVKYHRIEDHTTLLINSPVIVRRAGSISHAPKPVLPELRDEVVVSTI; encoded by the coding sequence GTGTTCAACGCGCTCAGGAAAAGAATTTTTGGAGATGCTAACGAAAGTAAATCACTTGCTAAAAGCAGGTTGCATTTCGTTCTAGTCCAGGACAGAACTGGACTGACAAACGAGGAGATGTCAGGCTTTCGCGAGGAGATGGTCAAGGTCATTGAGAAGTACTTTGTCATAGACAAAGAGGGCTTCGACGTGAAGTACCACCGTATCGAGGACCACACGACCTTGCTAATTAATTCGCCGGTGATCGTGCGTCGCGCTGGCTCGATTAGCCATGCTCCGAAGCCGGTACTACCCGAGCTCCGCGATGAGGTTGTGGTCTCTACGATATAA
- the minD gene encoding septum site-determining protein MinD: MNNRSTSTGGKREIGEVIVITSGKGGVGKTTTTASLGAALALRGQRVLVIDADIGLRNLDVILGLENRIVFNIVDVAKKICKPSQAIIKSKKSNNLYLLPASQTDDKDVIDEAEVRYVLEQFKREFHYILVDSPAGIEQGFRNACAGAESAIVVTTPEVSAIRDADRVVGLLSSKGIEARLIINRIDFEMVRRGDMLSVRDVQDILGVEIIGVIERDEQIIVAANTGEPVVYNPKSKAGQAFTRIAARVCGEQVPIPSFMGGSIWSRITRRLGVGQ; this comes from the coding sequence ATGAACAATAGAAGCACCTCAACTGGTGGAAAAAGAGAGATCGGAGAGGTCATCGTTATCACCTCTGGCAAGGGGGGAGTGGGAAAGACCACGACCACAGCAAGCCTTGGAGCTGCTCTGGCCCTACGTGGACAACGGGTTCTCGTAATTGATGCTGATATCGGACTGCGTAACCTAGACGTTATCCTTGGCCTTGAGAACCGCATCGTCTTTAACATCGTTGATGTTGCTAAGAAGATCTGCAAACCATCTCAGGCCATCATAAAGTCAAAGAAATCAAACAACCTTTACCTCCTTCCTGCTTCACAGACCGATGATAAGGACGTGATCGATGAGGCCGAGGTTCGTTACGTACTTGAGCAGTTCAAGCGTGAGTTCCACTACATCCTGGTCGATTCTCCGGCTGGTATCGAGCAGGGCTTTAGAAACGCCTGCGCTGGTGCCGAGTCCGCTATCGTCGTAACCACACCCGAGGTTTCGGCCATTCGCGACGCAGACCGCGTTGTAGGGCTGCTCTCTTCAAAGGGTATCGAAGCCCGTCTGATCATCAACCGCATCGACTTTGAGATGGTACGGCGCGGCGATATGCTCTCAGTCCGGGATGTTCAGGATATCCTTGGAGTTGAGATAATCGGGGTAATTGAGCGCGACGAGCAGATAATCGTTGCCGCCAATACAGGCGAGCCAGTGGTGTACAATCCTAAATCTAAGGCAGGCCAGGCATTTACCAGGATTGCCGCGCGTGTGTGTGGTGAGCAGGTGCCGATCCCAAGCTTTATGGGTGGATCTATCTGGTCCCGCATTACCCGCCGACTTGGGGTAGGCCAATAG
- the ahcY gene encoding adenosylhomocysteinase yields MKTDQTDYKVADISLADWGRKEIEIAEKEMPGLMALRAEYGKQQPLKGARIAGCLHMTIQTAVLIETLTELGAEVRWSSCNIYSTQDHAAAAIAAIGVPVFAWKGETLAEYDWCIEQTLHFGSQTPNMILDDGGDLTILMHEKYPDMLNDVIGISEETTTGVHRLYEMFRAGKLKVPAFNVNDSVTKAKFDNLYGCRESLVDGIKRATDVMIAGKVVVIAGYGDVGKGCAQSMKGLGARVLITEIDPICALQASMEGFQVVTMETAAPIADIFVTATGNIDIIAERHFKAMKGEAILCNIGHFDNEIDISWLEKNSKELNIKPQVDKFVFPDGRALIVLARGRLVNLGCGTGHPSFVMSTSFTNQVLAQIELYTKKGQYPVGVHVLPKVLDEKVARLHIKKLGVDLTELTDAQAKYLNINKQGPLKPEHYRY; encoded by the coding sequence ATGAAAACAGATCAAACAGATTACAAAGTTGCTGATATCTCGCTCGCTGATTGGGGTCGTAAAGAGATCGAGATAGCTGAGAAGGAGATGCCTGGCCTAATGGCGCTGCGTGCTGAGTACGGCAAGCAACAACCCCTTAAGGGTGCTCGCATCGCGGGTTGCCTACACATGACTATTCAGACCGCAGTTCTGATCGAGACCCTGACGGAGCTCGGCGCTGAAGTGCGTTGGTCGAGCTGCAATATCTATTCGACCCAGGACCATGCCGCAGCAGCTATTGCCGCTATAGGGGTCCCTGTATTCGCCTGGAAGGGTGAGACCCTTGCGGAGTACGACTGGTGTATTGAACAGACGTTGCACTTCGGTAGCCAGACCCCCAACATGATCTTGGATGATGGCGGAGACCTGACGATACTTATGCACGAAAAGTACCCCGATATGTTGAATGATGTAATCGGGATCTCTGAGGAGACCACCACCGGCGTTCACCGTCTCTATGAGATGTTTAGGGCCGGCAAGCTTAAGGTTCCAGCATTTAACGTTAACGACTCAGTCACTAAGGCTAAGTTTGATAACCTATACGGTTGCAGAGAGTCGCTTGTAGATGGAATTAAGCGCGCAACGGACGTTATGATCGCTGGAAAGGTAGTCGTCATAGCCGGATACGGCGATGTCGGCAAGGGTTGCGCACAATCGATGAAAGGGCTCGGAGCTCGCGTGCTAATCACCGAGATCGACCCGATCTGCGCGCTACAGGCCTCGATGGAGGGCTTCCAGGTTGTAACGATGGAAACAGCGGCTCCGATCGCAGATATCTTTGTTACCGCAACGGGTAACATCGACATTATCGCCGAGAGACACTTTAAGGCCATGAAGGGCGAGGCCATTCTGTGCAACATCGGACACTTCGATAACGAGATTGATATCTCGTGGCTTGAGAAGAACTCCAAGGAGCTAAACATTAAGCCGCAGGTTGATAAGTTCGTGTTCCCTGATGGGCGCGCGCTGATCGTTCTCGCTCGTGGTCGTCTCGTAAACCTTGGTTGCGGCACCGGTCACCCTAGTTTCGTAATGTCGACCTCATTTACGAACCAGGTCCTTGCTCAGATCGAGCTCTACACCAAGAAGGGCCAGTACCCAGTTGGGGTTCACGTTCTTCCGAAGGTGCTCGATGAGAAGGTTGCTCGTCTACACATCAAGAAGCTTGGCGTTGACCTAACGGAGCTGACCGATGCGCAGGCTAAGTACCTCAACATTAATAAGCAGGGACCACTAAAGCCGGAGCACTATCGGTACTAA
- a CDS encoding cation diffusion facilitator family transporter, protein MKQEQHPGSIQDRYQAGARAALIGMAVNGVLALIKGVAGVVGNSYALIADAIESASDVVTSLIVLVGLRLAGKPADRNHPYGHGKFEPLAAVFVSIMLLGAAVLIMVASVREILTPHHAPEPFTLAVLIGVIVCKEYLARRTKSKGEELKSMAVKTEAFHHRADALTSMAAFIGISIALIGGAGFEMADDIAAVVAAGVIAINAMLLMRPALFELIDTAPNPEFAKTIREIASKVPGVKGTHKCGVRKVGLSYFVDLDVLCDPSETIRHGHEVAHKVGEAIHAALPEVAKVLVHVEPSDDFGRRTQDAFGVQE, encoded by the coding sequence ATGAAGCAGGAACAGCACCCTGGTAGCATCCAAGACAGATATCAAGCGGGAGCCCGTGCTGCGCTTATAGGTATGGCTGTTAATGGCGTATTGGCACTTATTAAAGGAGTGGCGGGAGTAGTAGGTAACTCATACGCGCTGATTGCAGATGCTATAGAGTCTGCCTCCGATGTTGTTACATCTCTTATCGTTCTCGTTGGTCTTAGACTGGCCGGCAAGCCTGCCGATCGGAACCATCCCTATGGACACGGCAAATTTGAACCCCTGGCGGCTGTATTTGTTTCTATCATGCTGCTCGGAGCGGCAGTTCTTATTATGGTTGCGAGTGTTCGAGAGATCCTTACCCCGCATCACGCACCAGAGCCGTTCACGTTGGCGGTACTGATTGGGGTAATAGTATGTAAGGAGTATCTTGCGCGTCGTACCAAGTCGAAGGGTGAAGAGCTTAAAAGCATGGCTGTCAAGACAGAGGCCTTTCATCACCGCGCGGATGCTCTCACAAGTATGGCCGCGTTTATCGGCATATCGATAGCTCTTATTGGAGGAGCTGGCTTTGAGATGGCGGATGATATCGCTGCAGTAGTAGCCGCAGGTGTTATCGCAATTAACGCAATGTTGCTAATGCGCCCAGCTTTATTTGAACTGATTGATACTGCACCGAATCCGGAGTTCGCGAAAACCATCCGTGAGATAGCGAGCAAAGTGCCCGGTGTTAAGGGGACCCATAAGTGTGGGGTACGTAAGGTTGGCTTATCTTATTTTGTGGATCTCGATGTCTTGTGCGATCCAAGCGAGACTATTCGTCATGGGCATGAGGTCGCACACAAGGTGGGAGAGGCTATTCATGCCGCATTGCCGGAAGTAGCGAAGGTCTTGGTGCATGTGGAGCCGTCTGATGATTTTGGTAGACGCACACAAGATGCTTTTGGTGTACAGGAATAA
- the gpmI gene encoding 2,3-bisphosphoglycerate-independent phosphoglycerate mutase — translation MKKPTLLCILDGFGLNPNPLGNAVHLAKKPVINALLAGSPNATLTTFGEAVGLPAGQMGNSEVGHLNIGAGRVIEQWLLRISRALQGKFLRESPEYNTFIKATESSKTIHVIGLYSTGGVHSHLEHLKLLLARLTKDNASSRLVLHLISDGRDVSPSAFEGDLKELIESLSSYPRCSIGSVCGRFFAMDRDKRWERVQLAYDAIVLGKGTQTSDLLAYVRGCYARGVGDEFLEPAVTSDHSFEEGDGLVFFNFRADRMREIVAALCAQEFSGFVRHTPPPKPENVLCFTEYDHTVPLPFLFSQLDIKNHLGEVIANTGRTQLRVAETEKYPHVTYFFNGGIEQKYAGEARQMVASPRDVTTYDQKPEMSAAGVTELVINGLRSQQYDFILVNFANCDMVGHTGILSAGIKAVEVVDSCLGEILLALREVQGQAIIIADHGNAEQMINYEDGTPHTAHTTYPVPVILFNCPQPLTLRKDGALCDIAPTLLKMMGIEQPKEMTGVSLF, via the coding sequence ATGAAAAAGCCAACGTTACTCTGTATCCTCGATGGTTTCGGCCTTAACCCCAATCCGCTGGGCAACGCCGTACACTTGGCTAAAAAGCCGGTTATCAACGCGCTGCTGGCCGGCTCTCCGAACGCAACCCTTACGACTTTTGGTGAGGCTGTTGGGCTGCCTGCCGGACAGATGGGGAACTCAGAGGTTGGGCACCTTAATATCGGCGCTGGGCGCGTGATTGAGCAGTGGCTACTCAGAATTAGCCGAGCACTACAGGGCAAGTTCCTGCGCGAGTCCCCTGAGTACAACACATTCATCAAAGCTACTGAAAGCTCAAAAACTATCCACGTGATCGGGCTCTATAGTACGGGTGGAGTGCACTCGCACCTTGAGCATCTAAAACTTCTACTCGCTAGACTTACTAAGGACAACGCTTCATCTAGACTCGTGCTGCACCTGATCAGCGATGGTCGTGATGTCTCGCCCTCTGCGTTTGAGGGCGACCTTAAGGAGCTTATAGAGAGCCTTTCATCCTATCCACGTTGCTCAATCGGCTCGGTGTGTGGGCGCTTCTTTGCTATGGATCGGGATAAGCGTTGGGAGCGTGTTCAACTGGCCTACGATGCGATCGTGCTTGGCAAGGGCACCCAGACCTCTGATCTGCTTGCGTACGTAAGGGGATGCTATGCTCGTGGCGTTGGCGATGAATTTCTTGAGCCTGCTGTAACTAGCGATCATTCATTTGAAGAGGGTGATGGCCTAGTGTTCTTTAACTTCCGTGCAGACCGTATGCGCGAAATAGTTGCTGCGCTATGCGCACAGGAGTTCTCGGGTTTTGTGCGCCATACTCCACCTCCAAAGCCAGAAAACGTGCTTTGCTTTACAGAGTACGACCATACAGTGCCCCTACCCTTTCTCTTTTCTCAGCTCGATATTAAGAACCATTTAGGTGAAGTCATTGCAAACACCGGTAGAACGCAGCTACGCGTTGCAGAGACCGAGAAGTATCCTCACGTTACATATTTCTTTAACGGTGGGATCGAACAGAAATACGCCGGAGAGGCGCGCCAAATGGTGGCCTCCCCGCGTGATGTAACAACATACGATCAGAAGCCCGAGATGAGTGCGGCCGGAGTTACCGAGCTTGTCATTAACGGACTGCGCTCACAGCAGTACGACTTTATCCTAGTTAACTTTGCAAATTGCGACATGGTTGGACACACCGGTATTCTAAGCGCAGGAATTAAAGCGGTGGAGGTCGTTGATAGCTGCCTAGGCGAGATCCTCCTAGCCTTACGAGAGGTGCAGGGACAAGCGATTATTATTGCCGACCACGGCAACGCCGAGCAGATGATAAACTATGAAGATGGCACACCTCATACGGCACACACGACCTATCCGGTTCCGGTTATTCTGTTTAACTGCCCGCAGCCGCTCACGTTACGCAAGGACGGCGCTCTGTGTGATATTGCGCCAACGTTGCTTAAGATGATGGGTATTGAGCAGCCCAAGGAGATGACGGGAGTTTCCTTGTTTTAG
- the mazG gene encoding nucleoside triphosphate pyrophosphohydrolase, whose amino-acid sequence MSATHHEQAAHAFQEFLKAIEKLRDPEGGCPWDLKQTFESLKPHLIEEAYEIGDAVDEGPAKICEELGDLLSVIALYAQIGRENAHFSFESVIQGITDKLIRRHPHVFGDTKISGIQDVLENWEIIKQRERAESGTPSSTTSSGLLDGLPRSMPALLRAHEIGERCARVGFDWSSANGVAEKVREELQEFLAELPSSSEPNQLEQSQQAQIGAEVGAKVIEEFGDLLFTLAQQSRHLGFSAEQSLAAANAKFIKRFKLLEGIIASEFSTQKMQDLSAEQLQTAWQQVKNTVP is encoded by the coding sequence ATGTCTGCAACACACCACGAACAAGCCGCCCACGCCTTTCAGGAGTTCCTTAAGGCTATCGAAAAATTACGAGATCCAGAGGGCGGCTGCCCATGGGACCTCAAGCAAACTTTCGAGTCCCTTAAGCCGCACTTAATTGAAGAGGCGTATGAGATAGGAGATGCCGTTGATGAGGGCCCGGCAAAGATCTGCGAAGAGCTGGGAGATCTTCTCTCTGTCATTGCGCTCTATGCTCAGATCGGTCGCGAGAACGCTCACTTCTCCTTTGAATCCGTTATTCAGGGCATCACAGATAAGTTAATCAGACGTCATCCGCATGTATTCGGCGACACTAAGATCTCAGGCATTCAGGACGTGCTGGAGAATTGGGAGATAATTAAGCAGCGCGAGCGCGCAGAGAGCGGCACACCCAGCAGTACCACCAGCAGTGGGCTACTAGATGGACTACCACGCTCTATGCCCGCCCTATTGCGTGCGCATGAGATCGGAGAACGTTGCGCACGGGTTGGATTTGATTGGAGCTCAGCTAATGGCGTTGCCGAAAAGGTGCGGGAGGAGCTCCAGGAGTTCCTTGCGGAGCTGCCGTCAAGCTCTGAACCCAACCAGCTAGAGCAGTCACAACAGGCCCAAATAGGCGCCGAGGTCGGTGCCAAAGTTATCGAAGAGTTCGGCGATCTGCTCTTTACCCTTGCTCAACAGAGTCGCCATCTGGGCTTTAGTGCAGAGCAGTCATTAGCAGCCGCAAATGCCAAATTTATTAAGAGATTTAAGCTCCTTGAAGGCATTATAGCGTCCGAATTTAGCACTCAAAAGATGCAGGATCTCTCTGCAGAGCAGCTCCAAACAGCGTGGCAACAGGTTAAAAACACTGTTCCATAG
- a CDS encoding aminopeptidase, whose amino-acid sequence MKLLCILIVGATALVLSSCSPGYVLQAAYEQSKILVGRRQIDQVILDSETPEEEREKLRLVLAARSYAADEMGLTTGRSFTTYSDIGKSTLAWVLLAARRDSFALHTWWFPIVGEVPYKGFFDEQDARDQAAELEAVGYESWIRGTDAFSTLGWFNDPVLSTTLKSSPVRIANTVIHESVHSTVWIKGNVAFNESLAHFVGLTATERFFAERLAACLAKQGGDCAAQRELAQLSVKDAALQYELSAAIEDLYQDLEGLYGQKSLSFEEKIAQRIVVFSENTAALRAKYPQLQALQHVNNAEIMQLKIYLTELELFRELYEQEDKNWPQFIKRINEVRSQHQEDPLQDPFKLLRNMIVGET is encoded by the coding sequence GTGAAGCTGCTTTGTATTCTTATAGTTGGAGCCACCGCACTGGTACTTAGCTCCTGTTCCCCCGGCTATGTGCTGCAGGCGGCCTATGAGCAGAGCAAGATCCTCGTTGGTCGGCGCCAGATCGACCAGGTAATCCTAGATTCCGAGACCCCTGAGGAGGAGCGTGAGAAGCTGCGGCTTGTGCTTGCGGCGCGCAGCTACGCAGCCGATGAGATGGGGCTCACAACAGGGCGCTCCTTTACGACCTATAGCGATATCGGCAAAAGCACTCTGGCGTGGGTGCTTCTGGCGGCTCGTCGGGACTCCTTTGCGCTCCATACCTGGTGGTTTCCGATAGTGGGGGAGGTGCCATACAAGGGCTTCTTTGACGAGCAGGACGCGAGAGATCAGGCTGCAGAGCTTGAGGCCGTGGGTTATGAGAGTTGGATTAGGGGCACAGATGCCTTTAGCACCCTGGGGTGGTTCAACGATCCGGTGCTCTCTACGACCCTTAAGAGCTCCCCAGTTCGTATAGCTAACACGGTGATTCATGAGAGCGTACACTCGACGGTTTGGATTAAAGGTAACGTTGCCTTTAATGAGAGCCTGGCGCATTTCGTTGGATTGACCGCTACGGAGCGCTTCTTTGCGGAGCGTCTCGCTGCCTGTCTCGCAAAGCAGGGGGGTGATTGCGCGGCACAGCGCGAGTTGGCGCAGCTCTCCGTTAAGGATGCGGCGCTGCAATATGAATTAAGCGCCGCTATAGAGGATTTGTATCAGGATCTTGAGGGGCTCTATGGTCAGAAGAGCTTGAGCTTTGAAGAGAAGATAGCGCAACGTATTGTTGTGTTCTCTGAAAATACGGCGGCCTTAAGGGCTAAGTATCCGCAGCTTCAGGCGTTGCAGCACGTGAATAACGCTGAGATTATGCAGCTTAAGATATATCTAACTGAGCTTGAGCTATTTAGGGAGCTTTACGAGCAGGAGGATAAAAACTGGCCACAATTTATAAAACGGATTAATGAGGTTCGCAGTCAGCATCAGGAAGACCCTCTGCAGGATCCATTTAAGTTGCTGCGAAATATGATAGTAGGAGAGACATGA
- a CDS encoding phosphoribosyltransferase family protein, with product MFQVKRASDLRGKRVLVVEDVITTGATSAAAAFALLQAGAIQVDIVALARTTVWSRFRRRLFELLQPPALKHY from the coding sequence ATGTTCCAGGTCAAACGCGCAAGCGACCTGCGTGGCAAGCGCGTACTGGTGGTAGAGGATGTTATCACTACCGGAGCAACGAGCGCTGCGGCCGCGTTTGCTTTACTACAGGCCGGGGCAATCCAGGTTGATATCGTAGCGTTAGCACGCACAACCGTCTGGTCACGCTTTCGCAGAAGGTTGTTTGAGCTACTGCAACCTCCAGCATTGAAGCATTATTGA
- a CDS encoding carbon storage regulator, which translates to MLVLTRKVGEKIMIGHSIVITVIEVDRGRIRLGIEAPDYVPILRKELLPPETHDRPEDA; encoded by the coding sequence ATGCTGGTACTAACTCGTAAGGTTGGGGAAAAAATCATGATCGGGCACTCGATAGTGATTACGGTGATTGAGGTCGATAGAGGGAGGATTCGTTTGGGTATCGAGGCACCAGATTATGTGCCAATACTCAGAAAAGAGCTCCTCCCCCCTGAGACTCATGACCGCCCTGAAGATGCTTAA
- the pyrF gene encoding orotidine-5'-phosphate decarboxylase — MKSFADRLQDSITKTSSVLVAGCDPVIDDLPPFLLVEAARCCTSDEAIIEHVLSAFSELFLAAIEGSVAAVKPNIAFFEQYGLAGLGVFAKLCSAIRKKGIPLITDAKRGDIGSTASAYSAAFLGRSTVAGRAFSAFETDALTVSPFLGFDTIAPFMNDCIKYGKGLFVLVQTSNPGAKALQGLTCEGRSVSQHVAEWLAQNAAQLQGECGWSGLGAVVGASYPEEAQALRTTLASNFFLIPGLGAQGAGAAQAVAGFGLCNGKRGGALVNASRGLLTGASSNHDELLASIRSNVARFNAELTQALQAE, encoded by the coding sequence ATGAAGAGCTTCGCCGATAGACTTCAGGATTCGATCACAAAAACGTCGAGCGTACTCGTTGCTGGTTGCGATCCGGTGATCGACGATCTGCCACCGTTTCTTTTAGTAGAAGCCGCGCGTTGCTGTACGAGCGATGAGGCGATTATCGAGCACGTATTGAGCGCCTTTAGCGAGCTGTTTCTAGCCGCTATTGAGGGGAGTGTCGCTGCGGTTAAGCCCAATATCGCCTTCTTTGAGCAGTACGGCCTAGCTGGCCTTGGGGTGTTTGCTAAGTTATGCAGCGCCATTCGCAAGAAGGGCATCCCGCTTATCACCGATGCAAAACGGGGTGACATCGGCTCAACGGCAAGTGCCTATAGCGCTGCATTTTTGGGCAGGAGTACGGTTGCAGGGAGAGCCTTTAGCGCTTTTGAAACGGATGCTCTGACCGTTAGCCCCTTTCTCGGTTTCGATACCATAGCGCCATTTATGAACGACTGTATTAAGTACGGTAAGGGGCTATTTGTTTTAGTGCAGACATCCAATCCAGGAGCAAAAGCGCTGCAAGGTTTAACGTGCGAGGGGCGCTCGGTTAGTCAGCACGTCGCAGAGTGGTTGGCGCAGAATGCCGCACAGTTGCAGGGCGAATGTGGGTGGTCGGGCTTAGGGGCCGTTGTTGGTGCCTCATATCCGGAGGAGGCGCAGGCGCTACGCACAACGTTAGCTAGCAACTTCTTTCTGATACCAGGGCTCGGTGCGCAGGGCGCAGGAGCAGCCCAGGCCGTAGCAGGTTTTGGCCTCTGTAACGGCAAGCGCGGTGGAGCGCTTGTGAACGCTTCACGCGGACTTCTTACCGGAGCGAGCTCAAACCACGATGAGTTACTTGCCTCTATCCGTAGCAACGTAGCGCGATTTAATGCTGAGTTAACGCAGGCGTTGCAGGCTGAATAA